One Natrinema marinum genomic window carries:
- a CDS encoding chromosome segregation ATPase, whose amino-acid sequence MDYGLDIGPGGIRVATDAGGDPTIDSVPPIALAVDDALEAAGLSEESATVSADGTTYAVGGAARTAADAIDEEPESLFSGGSLAVDSGAHVTPALSALVDDAVGDATDGRLCYTTPGPFADAAATDDHRETVASVLEDRGFDATPIHKGFAVVYDQLAGDNYTGLGICLEARSTSVALAYYGVPAMAVSIEKGREWIVERAAGETGHAPAQVAGVLDEFALDPDAAGGGIESALAQAYDALLGEVIAAIGNAADESDVQQGLSVPIAIAGEGAIDGLEFLVGGRFDAAALPFSVRGARIADDPAVSAARGALEAARDDVEAYEAVTWSAADDGESDETPSGADATTEGERTALSFDESAIADTAADDRTDDAIEQLFDRLANRDDEIRAVREDLESAFDDLEYVEERAAAVDDVDDLEERLEAFADDLTDLETESETHASADAVDALDDELGSLSTTIDDLEADVADVDAALAEAETAAADERSALEDRVDEVVGDFEDVADRTETLEDDLETVRTSLDDLAATAATESSLEDVEGTVSELADAIDDLDVAVDRAETRLDGFAGRLEELGTRIDGVSERLEAESERTDERFDALESTIDAETDAVDEELAAVRETLADRTEALEADLDAARDAIGDLEDVTADADRVDAVAADLADLETTVEDESAAIESVAQDDLPALEATVDELDEAVTGVSERLDDVDARTATEESVTALVADLDAVEAAVETLESDLRSLDDALEERIDDAVAGVETELDAATDVLEDDVEGLTTNFDALEATVERLDDEAVTDEELATAHESIDDHGDELESVAAEVDDIATDLAAVEERLDEVDRELATRLEDVRSTVDERIDETQDAADDARAELDDRIDETQSALDERIDEVRSRLEEHRDETEAVRTALEENVAALEAALERETDALTDDLGTLEERVDDGERRADNHERRVDDLASTLEEVDSGVDRIDDDVGALAGRVDEAASEDDLESLENDLSALGDRLASLRSEHDDLARTVAAGPDESAVQALDEVRTLDDDVDSLDERVTTVADGLSRLEERVESIDARLDERGAGEDDLEALRTELADLRADATAETALPSAVAAGGGGAGIVAGGVTTLAGDAVVGAGAVALGLVLLGVAMLRAR is encoded by the coding sequence ATGGACTACGGTCTCGATATCGGCCCAGGGGGGATCCGGGTCGCCACCGACGCCGGCGGCGATCCGACGATCGACTCGGTCCCGCCGATCGCGCTGGCAGTCGACGACGCGCTTGAGGCGGCGGGGCTCTCGGAGGAGAGCGCCACCGTTAGCGCGGATGGAACGACGTACGCGGTCGGTGGGGCTGCACGGACGGCCGCTGACGCGATCGACGAGGAACCCGAGTCGCTGTTTTCGGGCGGTAGCCTCGCGGTCGATTCGGGGGCACACGTCACACCCGCGCTGTCAGCGCTCGTCGACGACGCCGTGGGGGACGCGACGGACGGCCGGCTTTGTTACACGACGCCCGGCCCGTTCGCCGATGCGGCGGCGACCGACGACCACCGCGAGACCGTCGCGTCGGTGCTCGAGGACCGCGGGTTCGATGCGACACCGATCCACAAGGGCTTCGCCGTCGTCTACGACCAGCTCGCGGGCGACAACTACACCGGTCTCGGGATCTGTCTCGAGGCGCGCTCGACCAGCGTCGCGCTCGCGTACTACGGCGTCCCGGCGATGGCCGTCTCGATCGAGAAAGGCCGCGAGTGGATCGTCGAGCGCGCGGCCGGCGAGACCGGCCACGCGCCGGCACAGGTCGCCGGCGTCCTCGACGAGTTCGCGCTCGACCCCGACGCGGCGGGAGGCGGGATCGAAAGCGCGCTGGCACAGGCCTACGACGCCCTGCTCGGCGAGGTCATCGCAGCGATCGGCAACGCGGCCGACGAGAGCGATGTCCAACAGGGGCTCTCGGTCCCCATCGCCATCGCCGGCGAGGGCGCTATCGACGGCCTCGAGTTCCTCGTCGGCGGCCGGTTCGACGCGGCCGCGCTCCCGTTTTCCGTCCGCGGTGCCCGGATCGCGGACGACCCCGCGGTGAGCGCCGCCAGAGGTGCTCTCGAAGCCGCCCGCGACGATGTCGAGGCGTACGAGGCGGTCACCTGGTCGGCGGCCGACGACGGCGAATCTGACGAGACGCCGAGCGGCGCCGACGCGACGACCGAGGGCGAGCGGACGGCGCTGTCGTTCGACGAGTCGGCGATCGCCGACACGGCGGCCGACGATCGGACCGACGACGCCATCGAGCAGCTGTTCGACCGGCTCGCCAACCGCGACGACGAGATCCGAGCCGTCCGCGAGGACCTCGAGTCAGCGTTCGACGACCTCGAGTACGTCGAGGAACGGGCGGCCGCGGTCGACGACGTCGACGATCTCGAGGAGCGCCTCGAGGCGTTCGCCGACGACCTGACGGACCTCGAGACGGAGAGCGAGACGCACGCGAGCGCCGACGCCGTCGACGCGCTCGACGACGAACTCGGGTCGCTGTCGACGACGATCGACGACCTGGAAGCCGACGTGGCCGACGTGGATGCGGCGCTCGCGGAGGCCGAGACGGCCGCGGCCGACGAGCGATCGGCGCTCGAAGACCGGGTTGACGAAGTGGTCGGCGACTTCGAGGACGTGGCCGATCGGACCGAGACGCTCGAGGACGACCTCGAAACGGTTCGGACGAGCCTCGACGACCTCGCGGCGACCGCTGCCACCGAGTCGTCGCTCGAGGACGTCGAGGGGACCGTCTCGGAACTCGCCGACGCGATCGACGACCTGGATGTGGCTGTCGATCGGGCCGAGACCCGACTCGACGGGTTCGCCGGTCGACTGGAGGAACTCGGAACCCGGATCGACGGCGTCTCGGAGCGACTCGAGGCGGAGAGCGAGCGAACCGACGAGCGCTTCGACGCACTCGAGTCGACGATCGACGCGGAGACCGACGCCGTCGACGAGGAACTCGCCGCGGTGCGCGAGACGCTCGCCGACCGGACCGAGGCGCTTGAGGCAGACCTCGACGCCGCTCGAGACGCGATCGGCGATCTCGAGGACGTAACCGCCGACGCCGACCGGGTCGACGCCGTCGCCGCGGATCTGGCCGATCTCGAGACGACCGTCGAGGACGAGTCGGCCGCCATCGAATCGGTGGCCCAAGACGACCTGCCGGCCCTCGAGGCGACGGTCGACGAGCTCGACGAGGCGGTGACTGGCGTCTCGGAGCGACTCGACGATGTTGACGCGCGTACGGCGACCGAAGAGTCCGTCACGGCGCTCGTGGCCGATCTCGACGCGGTCGAAGCGGCGGTCGAGACGCTCGAATCCGATCTTCGCTCCCTCGACGACGCGCTCGAGGAGCGGATCGACGACGCAGTCGCGGGCGTCGAAACGGAACTCGACGCAGCGACGGATGTGCTCGAAGACGATGTCGAGGGGCTGACGACTAATTTCGACGCGCTCGAGGCGACCGTCGAGCGACTCGACGACGAGGCGGTGACGGACGAGGAACTCGCCACTGCGCACGAATCGATCGACGACCACGGCGACGAACTCGAATCGGTGGCCGCGGAGGTCGACGACATCGCGACGGACCTCGCGGCCGTCGAGGAGCGACTCGACGAGGTCGACCGAGAGCTCGCCACCCGGCTGGAGGACGTTCGAAGCACGGTCGACGAGCGGATCGACGAGACGCAGGACGCAGCCGACGACGCACGGGCGGAACTCGACGACAGAATCGACGAGACGCAGTCGGCCCTCGACGAGCGGATCGACGAGGTGCGATCGAGGCTCGAGGAGCATCGCGACGAGACCGAGGCCGTTCGAACAGCCCTCGAGGAAAACGTGGCTGCACTGGAAGCCGCCCTCGAACGCGAGACCGACGCGCTCACCGACGACCTCGGCACGCTCGAAGAGCGCGTCGACGACGGCGAGCGCAGGGCAGACAACCACGAGCGCCGCGTGGACGACCTCGCGTCGACGCTCGAGGAGGTCGACAGCGGGGTCGACCGTATCGACGACGATGTCGGGGCGCTCGCGGGACGGGTCGACGAGGCGGCGAGCGAGGACGATCTCGAGTCGCTCGAGAACGATCTTTCGGCCCTCGGCGACCGCTTAGCGTCGCTCCGGTCCGAACACGACGACCTCGCTCGGACCGTCGCCGCCGGCCCGGACGAGTCGGCGGTGCAGGCCTTAGACGAGGTCCGGACGCTCGACGATGACGTCGACTCGCTGGACGAGCGGGTGACGACGGTCGCCGACGGGCTCTCGCGTCTCGAGGAGCGGGTCGAGTCGATCGACGCGCGACTCGACGAACGCGGGGCCGGCGAGGACGATCTCGAGGCACTGCGAACGGAACTCGCGGACCTCCGAGCCGACGCGACCGCCGAGACGGCGCTCCCGTCCGCGGTCGCGGCCGGTGGCGGAGGCGCGGGGATCGTCGCCGGAGGCGTCACCACGCTGGCCGGCGACGCCGTCGTCGGAGCCGGCGCAGTCGCTCTCGGCCTCGTCTTACTCGGCGTCGCGATGCTACGGGCCCGCTGA
- the cutA gene encoding divalent-cation tolerance protein CutA, which translates to MPTVYITAPPEAADGMAETLVEERLAACVNRLSTTSTYRWEGDVHRDEEALLLAKTTDDAYDDLVARVEELHPYDVPCIERFDEDDVLESFATWRAESVE; encoded by the coding sequence ATGCCAACCGTGTATATCACCGCGCCGCCCGAGGCAGCCGACGGGATGGCCGAGACGCTGGTCGAGGAGCGACTCGCCGCCTGCGTCAATCGGCTGTCGACGACCTCGACCTACCGCTGGGAGGGCGACGTGCACCGCGACGAGGAGGCACTGTTGCTCGCGAAGACGACCGACGACGCGTACGACGACCTCGTCGCACGCGTCGAGGAACTGCATCCGTACGACGTTCCCTGTATCGAGCGATTCGACGAGGACGACGTCCTCGAGTCGTTCGCGACGTGGCGAGCGGAGAGCGTGGAGTAG
- a CDS encoding HEWD family protein produces the protein MSAQVRTPTARVCEACGRGEVWDEDLEAWQLAREDGEKQVGNPHCIHEWDINGTFNPVESADS, from the coding sequence ATGAGCGCACAGGTACGAACACCGACCGCGCGGGTCTGCGAAGCGTGTGGTCGCGGCGAAGTATGGGACGAGGACCTCGAGGCCTGGCAACTCGCCCGCGAAGACGGCGAGAAGCAGGTCGGCAACCCCCACTGTATCCACGAGTGGGACATCAACGGCACGTTCAACCCGGTCGAGAGCGCCGACAGCTAA
- a CDS encoding rubrerythrin-like domain-containing protein produces MTLEARREYECVQCGRRETVGDALLSTCRRCGGEMRNVEPVRD; encoded by the coding sequence ATGACTCTCGAGGCCCGACGCGAGTACGAGTGCGTGCAGTGTGGCCGGCGGGAGACGGTCGGCGACGCGCTGTTGAGCACGTGCCGTCGGTGTGGCGGCGAGATGCGCAACGTCGAACCGGTTCGCGACTGA
- a CDS encoding phosphoenolpyruvate carboxykinase (ATP) — protein MSETGTESRPLVRQLPDPATASNVRYNPSLAELRELAEADETTTEFDSPSYVSEFRSRSADRTKNAVDDEFSERDHELVDDAVDRTDEVELVCVDRLMGRHPDATFCCRLFVPVEHARIAYAWANLFEPADGQDPDLYTVQLPDYDETAIRILPDTGFTAVLGSDYTGEAKKSFLRLFMYRIKQQGGLGLHAGSKRVRVRDEDGELQTVGQVFMGLSATGKSTLTSHGCWLEEPESAAMLQDDVCGLLPTGSVAGSEGQGLFIKTIGLGEEEQPELYEAATDESAILENVAVDDDGTVHFDEDRYTSNSRAIVQRDQLESADEEIDLGRMDQVFFITRNPLMPPVAKLEDEQAAVAFMLGESIETSAGDPSRAGESIRVVGTNPFIVGPEGEEGNIFHELIDILDVECYVINTGYLGEKSKDIGVTESVTVLTEAARGTIDWTHDDRMDLTIPESVPGLEIEDYYVPDHVEDYEDALAELRAERRDYLAQFDELREEIKDAVY, from the coding sequence ATGTCTGAAACCGGGACGGAGTCCCGTCCGCTGGTCCGACAGCTTCCCGATCCAGCGACAGCGTCGAACGTCCGGTACAACCCGTCGCTCGCGGAACTGCGCGAACTCGCCGAGGCCGACGAGACGACGACCGAGTTCGACTCGCCGTCGTACGTCAGCGAGTTCCGCTCGCGGAGCGCCGATCGGACGAAAAACGCCGTCGACGACGAGTTCTCCGAGCGCGACCACGAACTCGTCGACGACGCCGTCGACCGCACCGACGAGGTCGAACTCGTCTGTGTCGACCGACTCATGGGGCGCCATCCGGACGCGACCTTCTGTTGTCGCCTGTTCGTGCCGGTCGAGCACGCTCGGATCGCCTACGCGTGGGCGAACCTCTTCGAGCCGGCCGACGGTCAGGACCCCGACCTCTACACCGTCCAGCTGCCGGACTACGACGAGACCGCGATCCGCATCCTCCCCGACACCGGCTTTACCGCCGTGCTCGGCAGCGACTACACCGGCGAGGCCAAGAAGTCGTTCCTCCGGCTGTTCATGTACCGGATCAAACAGCAGGGCGGCCTCGGCCTCCACGCCGGCAGCAAGCGCGTCCGCGTCCGCGACGAGGACGGCGAACTGCAGACCGTCGGTCAGGTGTTCATGGGGCTGTCCGCGACCGGCAAGTCGACGCTGACCTCCCACGGCTGCTGGCTCGAGGAGCCCGAAAGCGCCGCCATGCTCCAAGACGACGTCTGCGGACTCCTGCCGACCGGCTCCGTTGCCGGCAGCGAGGGCCAGGGGCTGTTCATCAAGACGATCGGCTTGGGTGAGGAGGAACAGCCCGAACTCTACGAGGCCGCGACCGACGAGTCCGCGATCTTGGAGAACGTCGCGGTCGACGACGACGGCACCGTCCACTTCGACGAGGATCGCTACACCTCGAACTCCCGGGCGATCGTCCAGCGCGACCAACTCGAGAGCGCCGACGAGGAGATCGACCTCGGCCGGATGGACCAGGTCTTTTTCATCACCCGAAACCCGCTGATGCCGCCGGTCGCCAAACTCGAGGACGAGCAGGCCGCCGTCGCCTTCATGCTCGGCGAGTCGATCGAGACCAGCGCGGGCGATCCCTCCCGTGCCGGGGAATCGATCCGCGTCGTCGGGACGAACCCCTTCATCGTCGGCCCCGAGGGCGAGGAGGGCAACATCTTCCACGAACTCATCGACATCCTCGACGTGGAGTGTTACGTGATCAACACGGGCTACCTCGGCGAGAAGTCGAAGGACATCGGCGTCACCGAGTCCGTCACCGTGCTCACGGAGGCCGCCCGCGGGACCATCGACTGGACCCACGACGACCGAATGGATCTGACGATCCCCGAGTCCGTCCCCGGCCTCGAGATCGAGGACTACTACGTGCCCGACCACGTCGAGGACTACGAGGACGCGCTCGCCGAGTTGCGCGCCGAGCGACGCGACTACTTGGCGCAGTTCGACGAACTCCGCGAGGAGATCAAAGACGCCGTCTACTGA